In the Phenylobacterium soli genome, CCGCGCAATCCGCGTAGCGAAGCTTCCGCTGGGAGAGGGCGTGGCCGCTCAGGCGGGCTCGACGACCAGGGCGCCGGCTTGCTCGGCGGATGCGGCGGGGGTGGCCGCCGGCGCATGCGCGGTTTCGCTCTTGGCGTCTTCCGCGGCCAGCACCTGATCGCTGCGGCCCCAGCGCACCCGCGCCCAGGCCTGCTCGTGGAAATAGAACAGCATGATCTTGGTGAAGGTCTCAACCGAGGCGATGGAGGCCGCGAACACCAGCTTGCCCGTGATGAAATAGCTGATGACGAAGGTGTCGATGCTGCCGAGCACGCGCCAGCTGACGGCCTTCACAAAGGACCGGGAGTGGGCTTCGGGCGCACGCAGGAACATGGCTTCCCTCCGAGAAGATGGCCGAGCCTAGGTGCCACCTTACACGAATTTTGGCGCGCGAGTTATTCCCAGTCAGCCGATAGGTTTTCTTATGGGCTCGCAGCGACGGCCGGCCGGATGCAACGCGCGGTCGTGGCGCTGCACGGACCGACTCGTTAGCCTGCTTGAGTCGGGAGACCGCTGTTCTGCGGCGGGCTCGGGGCGGAAGCGGCGTTCGGGGGAGGGCGCCGCCTCGCCGGAGGGCGGCATGCGAACCAGACGTCGGTCCTGGTCATCGGAAGAGCTGCGCCGGCTGGACGCCGAACTCGGCGAGGCCGCGCGCGGCGCGCGCGTCTCGGGCCGGGTGTGCGATCCGGGGTGCGCGGTCCGCTGCGCGATCTGCGGCTCGACGATGTGCGAATGCGCCTGCACCCCCGAGTGCCCGCAGGCGTCGGCGGCGCTGTCGGTCGATCCGGAGCTCTATCCGATCGAGCCGGCCATGACGCCGCTGGTGTTCGAGATGAAGCGGCTCGGCGTGTTCGAAACCTGCTGGTCGTGCGAGGGCCATGACGCCCCGGACGGGCGTCTCTGGAAGACACCGTCCCTGTGGTTCTACGCCCGCTCGCAGGCGCACCTGCGGCTGCTCGCCGGCGGCCTCTCGGCGCTAGCGATCGAGGGGAGGCTGTCGCGCCCATGGCGGGTGTTCGTCACCCACTCCGAGTACGACAATCCAGACACGATGTACGCGCTCGAGCCGGTGCTGGAGGGCGAGGCTCCCCCGTCGCTCGCCGCCCTGCAGGGTGACCTGCGCCAGATCGCGGCCGCGCTCCCGCGGATGATCCGCGAGGAGGCGGCCAGGATCCGGCCGGCTTCGGCCTAGGCGCTGGCGCCCTGGCCGCCGCCCGCGCCGCGACGCCGGCGGCGCCGGGGACCGCGGTAGCCGTCGGCCTTCTGGCCTTCGGCCGCCCGCGCCGGGCCGCCCTCGTGGCGATGGCCGGGCTTGGGGGCGCTGTGGTTGCGGTTGGGCTTGGGCTTGTGCTCGCCGCGGTGCGGCTGGGCCTGGCCCTGGCCGCGGCTCCCCTGCGCACGACCGCCCTGAGGTCGACCGCCTTGGGTCCGCTCGGGACGCTCGGCCCGCGTCGGCTCCGGCATGGCGGCGGTCGCCGCGCCGAGGTGGCGATCATTGCGCCGGTCGAAGGAGGGGATCCGCTGGCGGGTGACCTTCTCGATGTCCTTCAGCAGGCCGCGCTCGTCGTCGGCGCAGAACGCGACGGCCGAGCCGTCGGCGCCGGCCCGGGCCGTCCGGCCGATGCGGTGCACATAGGCTTCCGGCACGTTCGGCAGCTCGAACTGGACCACATGGCTGACCGCGTCGATGTCGATGCCGCGAGCGGCGATGTCTGTGGCCACCAGGGCGCGCACGTCGCCGGCCTTGAAGGCGGCCAGGGCGCGCTCGCGCTGGCCCTGGCTCTTGTCGCCGTGGATGGCGGCGGCGTCGATGCCCACCTGCTCCAGCCCGCGGGCCACGCGGTCGGCGCCGCGCTTGGTGCGGGTGAACACGATCACGCGCTTGAAGCTCGCATCGTCGAACAGCTCGGCGAGCAGGGCGCGCTTGCGCTGCTGCTCGACGAACAGGACCTTCTGGTTGATCCGCTCGACGGTGGTCGCCTGCGGCGTCACCGACACCTTCAGCGGGTTGGGATTGAGGATCTCGCCGGTCAGGGCCTCGATCTCCGCCGGCATGGTCGCCGAGAAGAACAGGTTCTGGCGGCGCTTGGGCAGGAACTTCACGATCCGGCGGATCGGCACGATGAAGCCCATGTCGAGCATCTGGTCGGCCTCGTCGAGGACGAAGGTCTCGACGCCCTCGAGGGTCATCGACTTCTCCTGCAGGTGGTCGAGCAGGCGGCCGGGGGTGGCCACCAGCACGTCGACGCCGCCCGCCAGGGCGCGCATCTGTCCGCCGTACTTCACGCCGCCGAACACCACCGCGACGCTGATGCCGAGGTGGCGGCCGTAGGCCTTGAAGCTCTCGCCGATCTGGGTCGCGAGTTCACGGGTCGGGGACAGCACCAGCACCCGGGCCGAGCGGCGCGGGGCCGGGCGGCGGTCTTCCGCCAGCCGGTGCAGGATCGGAAGGGCGAAGGCGGCGGTCTTGCCGGTCCCGGTCTGGGCGATGCCCAGCAGGTCGCGGCCGGCCATGACGCCGGGAATGGCCTGCGCCTGGATCGGCGTCGGCTGGGTGTAGCCCTCGTCCGCCAAAGCCTTGAGGAGCGGCTTCGCGAGGCCGAGGTCGGTGAATTGGGTCAAAACTGTTGGATCTTTCGCGTATGCGCGATGCGCGGCCGCCAGCCAAAGGGCCGGGGTCGCGGAAAGCGCGGGGTCTATGGAGAGCGCCCCGCGTGATGGGCGATCGGATGGTCTTCCGACGGCGCTCGACAGGCTGGACCGGATGCGGTCCCACGCGGCTGGAGCGCCGAAAGCGTGCCGGATGAGCCCGGACGCGGGGCTCACATCGTGGCTCGGCACGGTGAAGTCAAGTCGCGGCGACCATTCGGCCGCGGGCTGTCTCTTGGATGTCGCAGGTGCGAAGAAGGGGCCGGCGCGGACGCCGACCCCTTCCGAAATCCCGTGGCGTCTCGCCTCAGGCGGCGCGCAGGTCGGCGGCGGCCATCTTGCCGCTGCGGGCGTCGCGCTGCAGCTCGAAGCTCACCTTCTGGCCTTCGTGCAGCGAGGCCATGCCCGCGCGCTCCACCGCCGAGATGTGCACGAACACGTCCGCGCCACCCTCGTCGGGTTGAATGAAGCCGAAGCCCTTGGTTCCGTTGAACCACTTCACAGTACCGGTCGTCATAGTGCCTGTCCCTTTCCGGACATCGTTGCTCGCAAGCCCAACCTGGGCGTGGAGATCAAATTTTCGGAGAGGGTCTGAGGCGGAAGTGGAGCTTGGATTCTGGATCCAGTCCGGAAGTCGCCGATCCTGAACGATATTCGATGGGCGCTATAATGGAGTCAAGCTTCCGAAGTTGCAAGTTTTATTCGGATAATTCTCACCGGAGAGCCCGCTTTTCGTGCTAGACGCTGCACGAAATCGGATCCAGTCGCCTCGGCCCTGGTTCTCCAGGTCAAGGAGCCTTCCATGCGCGACATTCCCGACCGGGCGGTCTTCACCATCATGCGCCACGACGGTCAGTGGGCCGTCGAACACGAAGGCGAATACTTCGGACATTCGCCGGAGAAGGAGGTCGCCAAGGCGGCCGCCCACCGCCGCGCCCGCGTCGCCCAGGACGGCGGCCGGCCCTGTCAGGTGCGCATCCACGGCGAGCAGGGCTTCTACGCCCAGGCCTGACGCCTCCCCTGAGAAGTCGCGGGGAGATTCCGCGGGTTTGCGACGTGCGGCGGGCGCCACTAGGGTCCCGCCCCCATGCGTCGCCGCCTCCTGATCCTCGCCGCCGCCGCGGCCCTGCCGTCCTGCGCGCTCGCTGCGTCCAAGCCCGCCGAGGTGGGTGGGGTGACGGTGGTCGGCCGCGCCCCGCTGTCGGGCGCCGAGACGGCGGCGGAAGACGCCATCGGCGCGGTCACCACTCTCGGCTCCGACGATCTTCGCCCGGGGGCCGGCTCGATCCTCCTCCAGGCTCTGGAGCGTCAGGCGCCCGGCGTCAGCCTGACCAACGCCCAGGGCGAGGCCTATCAGTCGAGCCTCGTCTATCGCGGCTTCGAAGCCTCCCCCCTGCAGGGCGTGCCTCAGGGCTTGGCGGTCTATGTGGACGGGGTGCGGCTCAATTCCCCGTTCGGCGAGACAGTGAACTGGGACCTCGTGCCCGAGGCGGCGATCGCCGGCGTCACCTTGCAGGGCTCCGACCCCACGTTCGGGCTCAATGCGCTGGGCGGCTCCCTGTCGGTCCGGCTCAAGACCGGCTTCTCCGACTCCGGCGGCGAGGCCGAGGTCTCTGCCGGCTCCTTCGGCCGCCGCCACGGCGAGCTGCAATACGGCGCCGCCTCCGACCGCCTGGGCGTCTTCGTCGCCGCCTCGGCCCTGCACGACGACGGCTGGCGGCGCTTCTCGCCCACGACCCTGCGCCAGGCCTACGCGGGCCTGGGCTGGAGGGAGGGTCCGTGGAGCCTCGACCTCGGCCTGACCGCGGCCGACAACCGGCTCACGGGAAACGGCCCAGCGCCCGTCGAGCTGACGGCGGCCGACCGCCGCGCCGTGTTCACCCATCCGGACCGCACCGGCGACCGCTTCGGCCAGGCGCGGCTGGCCGCGAACTACCGCGCCTCCGACGCCATGTCGCTGCAGGCCCAGGCCTATGCCGGCCGCCTCAGCCAGCGCACGGTCAACGGCGACGCCACCGACGCGGCGCCCTGCGCGGCCGACGACGCGATCCTGTGCTTGGAGGACGACGGTCCAGTGCTGACCGACGGCTCGGGCGTGGCGATCCCCGCGTTCGACGGGGAAGGCCCCTACGCTGTGCTCAACCAGGGCCGGACGCGCACCGACCGGGCTGGCGGCGCCGTCCAGCTCGTCTCCACCGCGCCGCTCGCCGGGCGGCCCAACACCTTCACCGCCGGGGCCAGCCTGGATCTCGGCCGCACCCGCTTCGCCGCCTCGACCCTCATCGGGACCCTCACCGCCGATCGCGGCTTCGCGGGCCCGGGTGTCCTGGTCGACCAGGCGGGCGGCCCGATTGCGCCGGTCGCCCTGACGGCGCGGACCAGCTACGCGGGCCTCTACGCCACCGACACCTGGCATGCGACGCCGGCTCTGGCGCTGACGCTGTCGGGCCGCTTCGACCGGGCGCATGTGAAGCTGCGGGACCGCATCGGCACGGCGCTCGACGGCGATCACCCCTTCGATCGGTTCAATCCGTCGGCGGGCCTCACCTATGCGTTCGGCGGCGGGGTCACCGCCTATGCTGGCTACGCCGAGGCGAGCCGGACCCCGACCCCGGCGGAACTCTCCTGCGCCAGCCCCGCGGCGCCCTGCAGCCTGACCGACTTCTTCCTCGCCGATCCGCCACTGAAGCTGGTTACCGCGCGCACCTGGGAGGCGGGGCTGCGCGGCCGTCGCCGGACCGACGGCTACACTCTCACCTGGAGCCTCGGCCTGTTCCGCGCCGACACTGCGGACGACATCGCCCGTGTCGCCAGCGACGTCCGGGGCCGCGGCTACTTCGAGAACGTCGGCCGCACGCGGCGCCAGGGCATGGAGGCGCAGGGCCAGCTCGCTGCCGGCCGCTGGGGCGCCTTCGTCACCTACGCCTTCACCGACGCGACCTTCCAGACACCCCTGACCCTGACCAGCCCCGACAACCCCGCCGCCGACGCCGCTGGCCTGATCCATGTCCGGCCCGGCGACCGCATGCCCGGCGTCGCGCGCCAGCGCCTGAAGGCGAGCGTCACCTACCAGGCGCCGGGCTGGCGGGTCGGCGTCGACGCCGTCGCTTCCTCGGGACGGCCGCTGGCGGGGGACGAGGCCAACCTGACGCCCCAGGTTCCGGGCTACGTGGTCGCCAACCTCTCGGGCGCGATCCGCCTGGGCCAAAAGGTCGAGCTGTTCGGCTCGGTCGAGAACCTGGCGGACCGCCGCTACGCCACCTTCGGGACCTTCGCCCAGACCTCGTCCGTGGCCTTGAGTGAAGCCCCCGGCGCGGCGAACCCCCGCAGCCTGACGCCGGCCCCGCCGCGCACCTACGAGATCGGCCTGAGGGTCAGCTTCTAGCCAGAGCTTCTCGGGCCTGGCGGCGTTCGCTGAGCCAGACCCCCGCCGCCATCGCCGCCAGGATGGCCAGGGAGGCGGCGATCCGGTCGAGGGCGAGGCCGCCATGGTCGAGCGGCTTCGTCAGGGTGTCGCCGAGCGTCGCGCCCAGCGGGCGGGTGAGCACATAGGCCGCCCAGAACAGCAGCGGCTTGGGAATCCGGGTGAAGGCGTTGAGCGCGGCCACGAGGGCGATCAGGCCGGCGAAGATCAAGGCTCCCCCCTCGAAGCCTGCGCCGAGGTCGTCGGCGGTGAAGTCGCCGAGCGCAGTGCCGAGCGTGTTCGAGACCAGGATGGTCAGCCAGTAGAAGGTCTCGTTCGTGCGGCTCGTGATCCTGTCCACCGCGATGGACCCCGTCGTCCGCCGCCAGGCGAACAGCACGGCGATCACCCCGCAAAGGAGGATCGCCGAGGAGGCGACGTAGCCGAGGCCGAGCGTGCGGTCGAAATAGTCCGATGCGGTGGTGCCGACCGTGGTCGTGGCCACCACGCAGGCCCAGTAGGCGAGCGGGTGGAACCGGCGGCCCGCCACCTGCGCGGTCGCGGTCACCGCGAAGAAGGCCAGGAAGATGAGGGTGCTCACCGCGTAGCCGAGGCCGAGCTGCATGGAGAGCGCATCGCCACCCGTCTCGCCGAGGGTCGTGGCGAGAATCTTGATGGCCCAGAAGGCGAGGGTGACCCGCGGGACCTTGGAGAGGAGGTCGTCGTCTCTTCCCGGCATCGATTCCCTCCAGCCGCCGCGCCGATCGCCGCATTACAGGAAATTAGCTTTCTCTTAACCGTTCGAGTCGCCAGAAGGAGGCCCGAAGGGACGCCGGGGGGCGTCGAGAGGAGCTGACCGTGATCGGCCTAGTCGCCGCGGTGTCCATCCTGGGCCAAACGCCCGAACTGCCCGCCCTGCCGCCCATCCGGCGCGATCCCCAGATTACCTATGTCGACCGCAACGGCCAGGTGCTGGGCGTGCGCGGCGGCCGCTACGCCCCGCCGGTCAACGTCGACCGCCTGCCGGCCTATGTGCCCGCGGCCTTTGTCTCGATCGAGGACCAGCACTTCTGGGAGCACTCGGGGTTCGATCCGCTGCGCATGGCCAAGGCGCTGGCCGTTGACGCCCTGAAGGGCCGGGCGGCCCAGGGCGCCTCGACCATCACCCAGCAGACGGCCAAGCTGCTCTTCCTCTCCTCGGAGAAGTCGGTGGAGCGCAAAGCGACCGAGCTCGTCTACGCAATCCAGCTCGAGCAGTCCTATTCGAAGAAGCAGATCCTCGGCCTATACCTGTCGCGGGCCTATTTCGGCGAGGGCGCCTACGGCCTCGAGGCCGCTGCCCAGCGCTATTTCAACAAGCCGGCCGCGCGCCTGACGATCCGCGAGGCGGCCATGCTGGCCTCGCTGATGAAGTCGCCGACCAACTACGACCCGGTGACCCAGCCCGAGGCCAACGCCCAGCGCGCCCGGCTCGTCCTCGACGCCATGGTCCAGACCGGCGCCATCACCTCGGCCCAGCGCGCCCAGGCGCTCGCCGCGACGCCCAAGGTCTGGAAGAGCGCCGCCCAGGCGCCGGCTCAGTATTTCCTCGACTGGATCGACGACCAGACCCTGAAGATCGTCGGCCGTCCGAAACAGGACCTCGTGGTCGAGACCACCCTCGACCTGACGCTGGAGGACGCCGCGGCGGACTCCATCCGCGCCACCACCGCCCGCTACAAGGCCCAGGGCGTCGAGCAGGCCGCCGTGGTCAGCGTCGACGGCTTCGGTCGGGTGTGGACGATGGTGGGTGGAACGGACTTCGCCACCGCCCCCTACAACCGCGCCGTCGAAGCGCACCGCCAGGCCGGATCGGCCTGGAAGCCCTTCGTCTACCTGACCGCCCTGGAGCAGGGCCGCACGCCGGAGACGCCGGTGGTCGACGAGCCGGTGACCATCGCCGGCTGGTCGCCCAAGAACTACGAGGAGGGCTTCCTCGGCCCGATCACGATGCAGAAGGCGCTGGCGGAATCGGTCAACACCGTCGCGGCCCGCGTCGCGGACGAGGTCGGCCGCCAGAACGTCGCCGCCACAGCCCGGCGGCTCGGCATCGTCTCGACGATCAACACCGACCCGGCCATGGCGCTCGGCACCAGCCTGGTGACGCCGCTGGAAATGGCCCAGGCCTATGCCGTGCTGGCCAACGGCGGTTACCGGGTGCAGGCCTATGGCGTCGAGCGGATCCGCGCCGGCGGCCAGGTGCTCTACCAGCACCGCAACCCGCCGCTGCAGCTCGTCGCGGCCAACCCGGCGTTCTCCGAGCTCACCGGCATGATGCGCACGGTGCTCACCGAGGGCACCGGCGTGCGCGCCGCCGTCCCGGGCTACGACCTGGCCGGCAAGACCGGCACCACATCGGACTACAAGGACGCCTGGTTCTGCGGGTTCACGGGCGGCTTTGCGACGGTGGTCTGGATGGGCCGCGACGACAACAGCTCCATGCGCAAGGTCACCGGGGGCCTCGCGCCGGCCGAGGCGTGGAAGACCTACATGGTCAAGGCGCTGAAGCGGGTGCCGCGGCTGCAGATCCCGGTCGGTCCGCCGCCGCCGCCTCCGCCGCCGCCCATCGATCCGAACGCGCTGCCGCCGCCGGCCGTCCCGGCCCCTGCCGCTACGCCGGTCGGGGCTCGCTGAGGGCGCGGGTGACGCCGAGGGCGATCATCGCCTGGCCGCCGAAGTAGAGGGTCCAGACCCCGATCCCGACCCACGCCTGGCCGGCAAGCGGGCCGCTGCGGGCGAAGATCAGCAGGTCGGAGACGAGGAACATCACCGCGCCGAGGGCGACCCACCCCCGCGGAAAGCGCGACAGCCAGGCGCTAGCGGCCATGCACGACAGGCCCGTGGCGTAGAGCGCGATGCCCGGGGCCATGGCGCGGTCGGCCGGCAGGGCCCAGGCGGTGGCCA is a window encoding:
- a CDS encoding DUF2061 domain-containing protein codes for the protein MFLRAPEAHSRSFVKAVSWRVLGSIDTFVISYFITGKLVFAASIASVETFTKIMLFYFHEQAWARVRWGRSDQVLAAEDAKSETAHAPAATPAASAEQAGALVVEPA
- a CDS encoding DEAD/DEAH box helicase; protein product: MTQFTDLGLAKPLLKALADEGYTQPTPIQAQAIPGVMAGRDLLGIAQTGTGKTAAFALPILHRLAEDRRPAPRRSARVLVLSPTRELATQIGESFKAYGRHLGISVAVVFGGVKYGGQMRALAGGVDVLVATPGRLLDHLQEKSMTLEGVETFVLDEADQMLDMGFIVPIRRIVKFLPKRRQNLFFSATMPAEIEALTGEILNPNPLKVSVTPQATTVERINQKVLFVEQQRKRALLAELFDDASFKRVIVFTRTKRGADRVARGLEQVGIDAAAIHGDKSQGQRERALAAFKAGDVRALVATDIAARGIDIDAVSHVVQFELPNVPEAYVHRIGRTARAGADGSAVAFCADDERGLLKDIEKVTRQRIPSFDRRNDRHLGAATAAMPEPTRAERPERTQGGRPQGGRAQGSRGQGQAQPHRGEHKPKPNRNHSAPKPGHRHEGGPARAAEGQKADGYRGPRRRRRRGAGGGQGASA
- a CDS encoding cold-shock protein, with translation MTTGTVKWFNGTKGFGFIQPDEGGADVFVHISAVERAGMASLHEGQKVSFELQRDARSGKMAAADLRAA
- a CDS encoding DUF2188 domain-containing protein; this encodes MRDIPDRAVFTIMRHDGQWAVEHEGEYFGHSPEKEVAKAAAHRRARVAQDGGRPCQVRIHGEQGFYAQA
- a CDS encoding TonB-dependent receptor; translation: MRRRLLILAAAAALPSCALAASKPAEVGGVTVVGRAPLSGAETAAEDAIGAVTTLGSDDLRPGAGSILLQALERQAPGVSLTNAQGEAYQSSLVYRGFEASPLQGVPQGLAVYVDGVRLNSPFGETVNWDLVPEAAIAGVTLQGSDPTFGLNALGGSLSVRLKTGFSDSGGEAEVSAGSFGRRHGELQYGAASDRLGVFVAASALHDDGWRRFSPTTLRQAYAGLGWREGPWSLDLGLTAADNRLTGNGPAPVELTAADRRAVFTHPDRTGDRFGQARLAANYRASDAMSLQAQAYAGRLSQRTVNGDATDAAPCAADDAILCLEDDGPVLTDGSGVAIPAFDGEGPYAVLNQGRTRTDRAGGAVQLVSTAPLAGRPNTFTAGASLDLGRTRFAASTLIGTLTADRGFAGPGVLVDQAGGPIAPVALTARTSYAGLYATDTWHATPALALTLSGRFDRAHVKLRDRIGTALDGDHPFDRFNPSAGLTYAFGGGVTAYAGYAEASRTPTPAELSCASPAAPCSLTDFFLADPPLKLVTARTWEAGLRGRRRTDGYTLTWSLGLFRADTADDIARVASDVRGRGYFENVGRTRRQGMEAQGQLAAGRWGAFVTYAFTDATFQTPLTLTSPDNPAADAAGLIHVRPGDRMPGVARQRLKASVTYQAPGWRVGVDAVASSGRPLAGDEANLTPQVPGYVVANLSGAIRLGQKVELFGSVENLADRRYATFGTFAQTSSVALSEAPGAANPRSLTPAPPRTYEIGLRVSF
- a CDS encoding COG4705 family protein translates to MPGRDDDLLSKVPRVTLAFWAIKILATTLGETGGDALSMQLGLGYAVSTLIFLAFFAVTATAQVAGRRFHPLAYWACVVATTTVGTTASDYFDRTLGLGYVASSAILLCGVIAVLFAWRRTTGSIAVDRITSRTNETFYWLTILVSNTLGTALGDFTADDLGAGFEGGALIFAGLIALVAALNAFTRIPKPLLFWAAYVLTRPLGATLGDTLTKPLDHGGLALDRIAASLAILAAMAAGVWLSERRQAREALARS
- a CDS encoding transglycosylase domain-containing protein, giving the protein MIGLVAAVSILGQTPELPALPPIRRDPQITYVDRNGQVLGVRGGRYAPPVNVDRLPAYVPAAFVSIEDQHFWEHSGFDPLRMAKALAVDALKGRAAQGASTITQQTAKLLFLSSEKSVERKATELVYAIQLEQSYSKKQILGLYLSRAYFGEGAYGLEAAAQRYFNKPAARLTIREAAMLASLMKSPTNYDPVTQPEANAQRARLVLDAMVQTGAITSAQRAQALAATPKVWKSAAQAPAQYFLDWIDDQTLKIVGRPKQDLVVETTLDLTLEDAAADSIRATTARYKAQGVEQAAVVSVDGFGRVWTMVGGTDFATAPYNRAVEAHRQAGSAWKPFVYLTALEQGRTPETPVVDEPVTIAGWSPKNYEEGFLGPITMQKALAESVNTVAARVADEVGRQNVAATARRLGIVSTINTDPAMALGTSLVTPLEMAQAYAVLANGGYRVQAYGVERIRAGGQVLYQHRNPPLQLVAANPAFSELTGMMRTVLTEGTGVRAAVPGYDLAGKTGTTSDYKDAWFCGFTGGFATVVWMGRDDNSSMRKVTGGLAPAEAWKTYMVKALKRVPRLQIPVGPPPPPPPPPIDPNALPPPAVPAPAATPVGAR